A single region of the Halobacterium wangiae genome encodes:
- a CDS encoding NAD(P)/FAD-dependent oxidoreductase produces the protein MSGDTRDIVVAGSGVAGLSAAVYAARADLDPLVLEGDEPGGQLTLTTDVENYLGFPEGVGGMELIQRGKEQAETFGAEFERGLIETADVEGHPIELELSNGETLRTRALVVATGASARWVGADGEDELMGYGLSTCATCDGAFHRGDDVLVIGGGDSAMEEALFLAKFADSVTVVHRREELRASEIMAERAREHDAIEFRWNTELQAIHGSREDGVTGATLVSHPDGYPSERADEGEDLHSETVDVGGVFYGIGHTPNTTFLEGTDVELDEDGYVLTETDEDGRPTTETGVDGVFVAGDVADPRYQQAVTAAGTGSRAALDAEAFVEAVERSERNPVEATP, from the coding sequence ATGAGCGGGGACACTCGCGACATCGTCGTCGCAGGCTCGGGCGTCGCGGGACTCTCCGCGGCCGTCTACGCCGCCCGCGCGGACCTCGACCCGCTCGTCCTCGAGGGGGACGAGCCGGGCGGTCAGCTGACGCTCACGACGGACGTGGAGAACTACCTCGGCTTCCCCGAGGGCGTCGGCGGCATGGAACTGATCCAGCGCGGTAAGGAGCAGGCCGAGACGTTCGGCGCAGAGTTCGAACGCGGCCTCATCGAGACGGCAGACGTCGAGGGCCACCCTATCGAGCTCGAGCTCTCGAACGGCGAGACCCTGCGTACCCGCGCGCTCGTCGTCGCGACCGGCGCGAGCGCGAGGTGGGTCGGTGCCGACGGCGAGGACGAACTGATGGGGTACGGCCTCTCGACGTGTGCGACCTGCGACGGCGCGTTCCACCGCGGCGACGACGTCCTCGTCATCGGCGGCGGCGACAGCGCGATGGAGGAGGCGCTCTTCCTCGCGAAGTTCGCCGACTCCGTGACCGTCGTCCACCGCCGCGAGGAACTCCGGGCCTCCGAGATCATGGCCGAACGCGCCCGCGAGCACGACGCCATCGAGTTCCGCTGGAACACGGAACTCCAGGCGATCCACGGCTCCCGTGAGGACGGCGTCACCGGCGCCACGCTCGTCTCTCACCCCGACGGCTACCCCAGCGAGCGAGCCGACGAGGGCGAGGACCTGCACTCCGAGACCGTCGACGTCGGCGGCGTGTTCTACGGCATCGGCCACACGCCGAACACGACGTTCCTGGAGGGAACCGACGTCGAACTCGACGAAGACGGCTACGTCCTGACGGAGACCGACGAAGACGGTCGACCGACGACCGAGACCGGCGTGGACGGCGTCTTCGTCGCTGGCGACGTGGCCGACCCGCGATACCAGCAGGCCGTCACGGCCGCCGGAACCGGAAGCCGTGCTGCACTCGACGCCGAGGCGTTCGTCGAGGCCGTCGAGCGCTCCGAACGGAACCCCGTCGAAGCGACCCCGTAA
- the trxA gene encoding thioredoxin — MTTDSTTESSTATPTEPVAVDGEAELDELVGDGVVLADFYADWCGPCQMIAPVVETLAAETDATVAKVDVDANQELAAAYGVRGVPTLVLFANGEQVEELVGLQDEARLRSLIEGYTE, encoded by the coding sequence ATGACAACTGATTCCACCACCGAATCGAGTACGGCGACGCCCACCGAACCCGTCGCGGTCGACGGAGAGGCGGAACTCGACGAGCTCGTCGGGGACGGCGTCGTCCTCGCGGACTTCTACGCCGACTGGTGTGGTCCCTGTCAGATGATCGCGCCGGTCGTCGAGACCCTCGCCGCCGAGACGGACGCGACCGTCGCCAAGGTCGACGTCGACGCGAACCAGGAACTCGCCGCCGCGTACGGCGTCCGGGGCGTCCCCACGCTCGTCCTGTTCGCCAACGGCGAGCAGGTCGAGGAACTCGTCGGTCTCCAGGACGAAGCACGACTGCGCTCGCTGATCGAGGGGTACACCGAGTAG
- a CDS encoding helix-turn-helix domain-containing protein, whose translation MPDSMAEQLQSDMECEGLLECFHGLKQLDKECFQALVNVEEPLTVDEIAEAVDRERSTAYRAIQRLLQTGFIQKEQVNYDQGGYYHVYSPTDPSKIANDMQRLLNDWYAKMGQLIQEFETKYEQGEAATPAES comes from the coding sequence ATGCCAGACTCGATGGCCGAGCAACTACAGAGCGACATGGAGTGTGAGGGACTCCTCGAGTGTTTCCACGGCCTCAAGCAGCTAGACAAGGAGTGCTTCCAGGCGCTCGTGAACGTCGAGGAGCCACTGACGGTCGACGAGATAGCGGAAGCGGTCGACCGAGAGCGTTCGACGGCCTACCGGGCCATCCAGCGGTTGCTCCAGACGGGGTTCATCCAGAAGGAGCAGGTGAACTACGACCAGGGCGGCTACTACCACGTCTACTCCCCGACGGACCCGTCGAAGATCGCGAACGACATGCAGCGCCTGCTCAACGACTGGTACGCCAAGATGGGACAGCTCATCCAGGAGTTCGAGACCAAGTACGAGCAGGGCGAAGCCGCGACGCCGGCCGAGAGCTAG
- a CDS encoding sulfite exporter TauE/SafE family protein: MTLEILGVAAPLLAMFAGFGVLIGLLFGFFGMGGSFLVTPALMVMGYKTDVAVASGLAFVFATAVIATLKHRDLGQVDYKLGVLMIAGTTVGIEVGKIGLHALQAMGVADTVVSIIYVGLLGGIGVFITYNATKGDGGGGISHDADAAHAEVDADDIPDIAKTIQSYRVPPMMELRGGVKVSLWMILVVAFATGLLSGFLGVGGGFIRMPALFYLIGVPVPIAVGTDLFEIVFSGGIGSFLYAIDGAVNLSIVVPLLAGSALGARMGAAATSLVEEDDIKVYFGVMLLLGAIAVAVRKVGDVIEMPVLDSVSLAIIIGAATLVAGAVVVSSVREMRAESQTSTSTAD, from the coding sequence ATGACGCTGGAGATCCTGGGGGTAGCCGCACCCCTGCTCGCGATGTTCGCGGGCTTCGGGGTGCTCATCGGCCTCCTGTTCGGTTTCTTCGGGATGGGTGGGTCGTTCCTCGTCACCCCCGCGCTGATGGTGATGGGGTACAAGACGGACGTCGCAGTCGCCTCCGGTCTCGCGTTCGTCTTCGCGACCGCGGTCATCGCGACGCTGAAACACCGCGACCTCGGCCAGGTGGACTACAAACTCGGCGTGCTGATGATCGCCGGCACCACCGTGGGCATCGAGGTCGGGAAGATCGGCCTCCACGCGTTACAGGCGATGGGAGTCGCCGACACCGTCGTCAGCATCATCTACGTGGGGCTGCTCGGCGGTATCGGCGTCTTCATCACGTACAACGCGACGAAGGGCGACGGGGGCGGCGGCATCAGCCACGACGCCGACGCTGCCCACGCCGAGGTCGACGCCGACGACATCCCCGACATCGCGAAGACGATCCAGTCCTACCGGGTTCCGCCGATGATGGAGCTACGGGGCGGCGTGAAGGTGTCGCTGTGGATGATCCTGGTCGTCGCGTTCGCCACGGGGCTGCTCTCGGGCTTCCTCGGGGTCGGCGGCGGGTTCATCCGGATGCCCGCGTTGTTCTACCTCATCGGCGTTCCGGTCCCCATCGCCGTCGGGACCGACCTCTTCGAGATCGTCTTCTCGGGGGGTATCGGTAGCTTCCTGTACGCTATCGACGGTGCGGTGAACCTGTCAATCGTCGTCCCGCTGCTGGCCGGTAGCGCGCTCGGTGCCCGTATGGGCGCCGCGGCAACCAGCCTCGTCGAGGAGGACGACATCAAGGTCTACTTCGGCGTGATGTTGCTGCTGGGGGCCATCGCGGTCGCCGTCCGGAAAGTCGGTGACGTCATCGAGATGCCCGTCCTCGACTCGGTCTCGCTGGCCATCATCATCGGCGCGGCGACGCTGGTCGCCGGTGCGGTCGTCGTCAGTTCCGTCAGGGAGATGCGTGCGGAATCCCAGACGTCGACGTCCACCGCCGACTGA
- a CDS encoding DUF7512 family protein — translation MFGLENASGVGGAALVVGVVLLEAILLYVSYGALERLLGPTLVDALRGE, via the coding sequence ATGTTCGGGCTTGAGAACGCATCCGGTGTCGGCGGCGCAGCACTCGTCGTCGGCGTCGTTCTACTCGAAGCAATACTGCTGTACGTCAGCTACGGCGCGCTAGAGCGGCTCCTCGGACCGACTCTCGTCGACGCACTGAGGGGCGAATGA
- a CDS encoding inorganic phosphate transporter, whose amino-acid sequence MDVALLTLFAVAALASLFMSWVIGAGSSGATPFAPAVGANAIPTMRAAFVVGIFGFLGAVTQGANVSEAVGSGLVGGVSLPASGVIVALVIGAGLMAVGIRTGYPIATAFTVTGAVIGVGLALGGTPVWPKYRQIGAVWVLTPFVGGGIAYVIASLLPRRDVPERFSIAALAGLVGAVLANVEFTSLGPGGSAGSLVDLGRRLLSVEGAAAAVGLSLVVAVAVGLLVHLDVRRDETGALRRMLLALGSLVAFSAGASQVGLAVGPLLPLLDEVGVASTFSVLVGGGVGILVGSWTGAPRMIKSLAQDYSSLGPRRSIAALVPSFLIAQLAVLLGVPVSFNEIVVSAIIGSGVAVGGREAISARKLLMTAGAWVASFVLAFSLAYGFGAVFQP is encoded by the coding sequence ATGGACGTAGCCCTCCTCACACTGTTCGCTGTCGCCGCCCTCGCGAGCCTGTTCATGTCCTGGGTGATCGGTGCCGGGTCCAGCGGTGCGACCCCGTTCGCGCCGGCGGTTGGCGCCAACGCCATCCCGACGATGCGCGCGGCCTTCGTCGTGGGCATCTTCGGGTTCCTGGGCGCTGTCACCCAGGGTGCGAACGTCTCGGAGGCCGTCGGTAGCGGTCTCGTCGGCGGCGTCAGTCTGCCAGCCAGCGGCGTCATCGTCGCGCTGGTTATCGGCGCCGGACTGATGGCCGTCGGTATCCGGACGGGCTACCCGATAGCGACGGCGTTCACCGTCACCGGGGCGGTCATCGGCGTCGGCCTCGCACTCGGCGGCACGCCCGTCTGGCCGAAGTACCGCCAGATCGGTGCCGTCTGGGTGCTGACGCCGTTCGTCGGTGGCGGCATCGCGTACGTCATCGCCAGCCTCCTCCCCCGGCGCGACGTCCCCGAACGGTTCAGTATCGCGGCCCTCGCGGGGCTCGTCGGCGCGGTGCTCGCCAACGTCGAGTTCACGTCTCTCGGACCCGGCGGGTCCGCGGGCTCGCTGGTCGACCTCGGCCGGCGACTGCTGAGCGTCGAGGGAGCTGCCGCTGCGGTCGGACTCTCCCTGGTCGTCGCGGTCGCCGTCGGGCTGCTCGTTCACCTGGACGTCCGCCGGGACGAGACGGGTGCGCTCAGACGGATGCTGCTCGCGCTGGGGTCGCTCGTCGCGTTCTCCGCGGGCGCTAGCCAGGTAGGTCTCGCGGTCGGTCCGCTGCTCCCGCTGCTCGACGAGGTCGGCGTGGCCTCCACGTTCTCCGTCCTCGTGGGTGGGGGTGTCGGCATCCTCGTCGGCTCGTGGACGGGCGCCCCCCGGATGATCAAGTCGCTCGCACAAGACTACTCCTCGCTGGGGCCGCGGCGCTCGATCGCCGCGCTCGTCCCGTCGTTCCTTATCGCCCAGCTAGCCGTCCTGCTCGGCGTCCCGGTCTCGTTCAACGAGATCGTGGTCAGCGCCATCATCGGGAGCGGTGTGGCGGTGGGCGGCCGCGAGGCGATCAGCGCTCGCAAGCTCCTCATGACGGCCGGGGCGTGGGTGGCGTCGTTCGTGCTCGCGTTCTCGCTGGCCTACGGGTTCGGCGCCGTCTTCCAGCCGTAA
- a CDS encoding YeeE/YedE family protein, with product MADRHPLFIPLILVGGLIFGFGLGYSHMARPEVVLDFLQFEDFGLLFVMFGGAVVSGLGFFVGPKLLDRAPLTGDRYERRLKPFDRNVLVGGAIFGVGWGLSGICPGAAYASLGVGNVTILWALAGMFLGAYAQGRWRSRSTASPSATAEAD from the coding sequence ATGGCGGACCGACACCCGCTGTTCATCCCGCTGATCCTCGTCGGCGGCCTCATCTTCGGGTTCGGCCTCGGCTACAGCCACATGGCCCGCCCCGAGGTCGTCCTGGACTTCCTCCAGTTCGAGGACTTCGGGCTCCTGTTCGTGATGTTCGGCGGCGCCGTCGTCAGCGGGCTCGGCTTCTTCGTCGGGCCGAAGCTGCTCGACCGCGCGCCCCTCACGGGCGACCGCTACGAGCGGCGTCTGAAACCCTTCGACAGGAACGTCCTCGTGGGCGGCGCCATCTTCGGCGTCGGCTGGGGGCTCTCTGGCATCTGTCCGGGCGCGGCGTACGCCAGCCTCGGCGTCGGCAACGTCACCATCCTCTGGGCGCTCGCCGGGATGTTCCTCGGCGCGTACGCACAGGGCCGGTGGCGGAGCCGAAGCACTGCCTCGCCCTCCGCGACGGCGGAGGCGGACTGA
- a CDS encoding YeeE/YedE family protein — MVTDPVPLQLAADLFPNGISRYAVGGLLVGLGAVVVYLGTGIAAGASTFLESTLSYVSGQSRFQRYVGSRDWRVVFTLGIVLGGAVYAILFQGGAWTTDVQPWRLLVGGVFVGVGTRIGKGCTSGHGVCGVGSASKTSIVGVVTFLAVAIVTAQLVSALGVSP, encoded by the coding sequence ATCGTGACTGACCCAGTTCCACTCCAGCTGGCCGCCGACCTGTTCCCCAACGGGATCAGTCGCTACGCCGTCGGTGGCCTACTCGTCGGCCTCGGAGCGGTCGTCGTCTACCTCGGGACCGGCATCGCCGCGGGCGCGAGCACGTTCCTGGAGTCGACGCTCTCGTACGTCTCCGGGCAGTCCCGCTTCCAGCGGTACGTCGGGTCACGCGACTGGCGAGTCGTGTTCACGCTCGGCATCGTCCTGGGTGGGGCCGTGTACGCGATCCTCTTTCAGGGCGGTGCGTGGACGACCGACGTCCAGCCGTGGCGGCTGCTCGTCGGCGGCGTCTTCGTCGGTGTCGGGACGCGCATCGGCAAGGGCTGCACGTCCGGTCACGGCGTCTGTGGCGTCGGCTCCGCGTCGAAGACGTCCATCGTGGGCGTCGTGACGTTCCTCGCCGTCGCCATCGTCACCGCACAGCTGGTGTCCGCACTCGGGGTGAGTCCCTGA
- a CDS encoding MBL fold metallo-hydrolase encodes MNPEDFPTPDADVETVEPETLKSRLDDGENVTLLDARMTADYEEWKIDGENVESINVPYFEFLEDDVDEDVLDQIPDDREVTVLCAKGGASEFVAGTLVEHGYDVNHLEDGMNGWASIYEAVEVTDYDGPGTLVQYQRPSSGCLGYLLYDDGEAAIVDPLRAFTDRYLADADDLGVDLKYAIDTHVHADHISGVRNLDSEGVEGVIPDAAVDRGVTYADELTTAEDGDTFEVGDATIETVFTPGHTTGMTSYLIGDSLLATGDGLFVESVARPDLEEGDEGAPDAARMLYESLQESVLALPDDTLVGGAHFSDAAVPADDGTYTAPIGDLVEDMAALTMDEDEFVDLVLSDMPPRPANYEDIIATNLGQNEVDDEEAFTLELGPNNCAASQESLAGD; translated from the coding sequence ATGAATCCTGAAGACTTCCCGACTCCCGACGCAGACGTCGAGACAGTCGAACCGGAGACGCTGAAGAGCCGCCTCGACGACGGCGAGAACGTCACGCTCCTCGACGCGCGCATGACCGCCGACTACGAGGAGTGGAAGATCGACGGCGAGAACGTCGAGTCGATCAACGTCCCGTACTTCGAGTTCCTCGAGGACGACGTCGACGAGGACGTCCTCGACCAGATCCCCGACGACCGCGAGGTCACGGTGCTCTGCGCGAAGGGCGGTGCCAGCGAGTTCGTCGCCGGCACGCTCGTGGAACACGGCTACGACGTCAACCACCTCGAGGACGGGATGAACGGCTGGGCGAGCATCTACGAGGCCGTCGAGGTCACCGACTACGACGGCCCCGGCACCCTGGTCCAGTACCAGCGCCCGTCCTCGGGCTGCCTGGGCTACCTCCTCTACGACGACGGCGAGGCCGCCATCGTCGACCCGCTGCGCGCGTTCACCGACCGCTACCTCGCCGACGCCGACGACCTCGGTGTCGACCTGAAGTACGCGATCGACACGCACGTCCACGCCGACCACATCTCGGGCGTCCGCAACCTCGACAGCGAGGGCGTCGAAGGCGTCATCCCCGATGCCGCCGTCGACCGCGGCGTCACCTACGCGGACGAGCTCACCACGGCCGAGGACGGCGACACCTTCGAGGTCGGCGACGCCACCATCGAGACGGTCTTCACGCCCGGCCACACGACGGGCATGACCTCCTACCTCATCGGTGACAGCCTGCTCGCGACCGGCGACGGGCTGTTCGTCGAGAGCGTCGCCCGCCCCGACCTCGAGGAAGGCGACGAGGGCGCACCGGACGCCGCACGCATGCTCTACGAGTCCCTCCAAGAGAGCGTCCTCGCGCTCCCCGACGACACGCTCGTCGGTGGCGCTCACTTCAGCGACGCCGCCGTCCCCGCGGACGACGGCACCTACACGGCACCCATCGGGGACCTCGTCGAGGACATGGCCGCACTCACGATGGACGAAGACGAGTTCGTCGACCTCGTCCTCTCGGACATGCCACCGCGGCCAGCGAACTACGAGGACATCATCGCGACGAACCTCGGCCAGAACGAGGTCGACGACGAGGAGGCGTTCACGCTCGAACTCGGCCCGAACAACTGCGCCGCGAGCCAGGAGTCGCTCGCGGGTGACTGA
- a CDS encoding sulfurtransferase TusA family protein, translated as MSQEYDIAETLDVKGASCPMPVVKTKSAADDLAEGEVLEVLATDSGSMSDIEGWAKGTDGVELLDQVEDGDLYKHYVQKTA; from the coding sequence ATGAGCCAGGAATACGACATCGCGGAGACGCTCGACGTGAAAGGAGCATCGTGCCCCATGCCGGTCGTGAAGACGAAGTCCGCCGCTGACGACCTCGCAGAGGGCGAGGTACTCGAAGTGCTCGCAACGGACTCCGGCAGCATGAGCGACATCGAAGGCTGGGCCAAGGGAACCGACGGCGTCGAACTGCTCGACCAGGTCGAGGACGGCGACCTCTACAAGCACTACGTGCAGAAGACGGCATAA
- a CDS encoding DsrE/DsrF/DrsH-like family protein, whose product MSTDTPTEATDGEPTTEAELRARVEELEDTVATLESEVGDDQQKMTIVSTQGSFDMAYPPLILASTAAAFGWDVVVFHTFWGLDILHEEKSQNLQLSAVGNPNMPMPNALAALPGMDRMATKMMEKKIDDNGTATIEELIDLSLDQGVDLQACQMTIELMDYDEDDFYDGVTTGVGAATAIQHMAESDVQLLV is encoded by the coding sequence ATGAGCACGGACACACCTACCGAAGCGACCGACGGAGAACCGACCACCGAGGCGGAGCTCCGGGCTCGCGTCGAGGAGCTAGAGGACACGGTAGCCACCCTCGAGTCCGAGGTCGGCGACGACCAGCAGAAGATGACCATCGTCTCCACCCAGGGCTCGTTCGACATGGCCTACCCGCCGCTCATCCTCGCGAGCACGGCAGCCGCCTTCGGCTGGGACGTCGTGGTCTTCCACACGTTCTGGGGTCTGGACATCCTCCACGAGGAGAAGTCCCAGAACCTCCAGCTGTCGGCCGTCGGCAACCCCAACATGCCGATGCCGAACGCGCTCGCCGCGCTCCCCGGGATGGACCGCATGGCGACGAAGATGATGGAGAAGAAGATCGACGACAACGGCACCGCGACCATCGAGGAGCTCATCGACCTCTCCCTCGACCAGGGCGTCGACCTCCAGGCCTGCCAGATGACCATCGAGCTGATGGACTACGACGAGGACGACTTCTACGACGGCGTCACCACGGGCGTCGGCGCGGCCACCGCCATCCAGCACATGGCGGAGTCGGACGTCCAGCTACTCGTCTAA
- a CDS encoding HalOD1 output domain-containing protein: protein MLGTALNRRTVDTTDRIVAAVADKEGVDPVDLNPPLGTVVDLDAVERLFARSTAAADLELRFQYRGHDVLVREDGAVTVE from the coding sequence GTGCTCGGAACTGCCCTGAATCGACGAACGGTCGACACCACGGACCGCATCGTCGCTGCGGTCGCCGACAAGGAGGGCGTCGACCCGGTCGACCTGAACCCGCCGCTCGGAACCGTCGTCGACCTCGACGCGGTCGAACGGCTCTTCGCCCGGAGCACCGCAGCGGCCGACCTCGAACTCCGGTTCCAGTACCGCGGCCACGACGTCCTGGTTCGCGAGGACGGCGCGGTCACCGTCGAATAA
- a CDS encoding aminotransferase class V-fold PLP-dependent enzyme, which produces MTPEDLRAAVPALREGIYMNFGAHGPSPEFVLDAATEFTQSFEYEVPVRGDPYETAFAEYDRTRERVASFVGADPDEIALTESTTAGMNVVANAISWEPGDVVVRTDVEHPAGILPWQRLERDGVEVRVVETEDGRVDVDAFSEAVEDAKLASFSALTWTHGTRLPVSELVDVAHDADALALVDAVQVPGQAPMDVAEWGADFTAAAGHKWLLGLWGGGFLHVDREVAESLSPTTVGYRSVEVPTAAAFEYAAGARRFEVGSANPAPHVALRAAIDAIDDVGVERIEDRIEWLAGRLAAGVPDDRLLSPASPESGLVTMDVAEPEATVERLSAAGVVVRPLPFPDVVRASVHAVNTEEEVDRLLEALEPEWE; this is translated from the coding sequence GTGACGCCCGAGGACCTCCGCGCCGCGGTTCCGGCGCTCCGGGAGGGCATCTACATGAACTTCGGGGCGCACGGTCCGAGCCCGGAGTTCGTCCTCGACGCGGCCACCGAGTTCACGCAGTCGTTCGAGTACGAGGTGCCCGTCCGGGGCGACCCCTACGAGACGGCGTTCGCCGAGTACGACCGCACGCGGGAGCGGGTCGCGTCCTTCGTCGGCGCCGACCCCGACGAGATAGCGCTCACGGAGAGTACGACGGCCGGCATGAACGTGGTCGCGAACGCCATCTCGTGGGAGCCGGGCGACGTCGTCGTGCGCACCGACGTCGAACACCCGGCGGGAATCCTCCCGTGGCAGCGACTCGAACGCGACGGCGTCGAGGTCCGCGTGGTGGAGACTGAGGACGGGCGGGTCGACGTCGACGCGTTCTCGGAGGCCGTGGAGGACGCGAAACTGGCGAGTTTCAGCGCACTGACGTGGACGCACGGCACGCGGCTCCCGGTCTCCGAACTTGTCGACGTCGCCCACGACGCCGACGCTCTCGCGCTGGTCGACGCCGTCCAGGTGCCCGGTCAGGCGCCGATGGACGTCGCCGAGTGGGGTGCAGACTTCACCGCCGCAGCGGGCCACAAGTGGCTGCTCGGCCTCTGGGGCGGTGGATTCCTCCACGTAGACCGCGAGGTCGCGGAGTCACTGTCACCGACCACCGTCGGCTACCGGAGCGTCGAGGTACCGACGGCGGCGGCGTTCGAGTACGCGGCTGGCGCACGCCGCTTCGAGGTGGGGTCCGCGAATCCAGCGCCCCATGTGGCGCTGCGGGCCGCCATCGACGCTATCGACGACGTCGGTGTCGAACGCATTGAGGACAGGATCGAGTGGCTCGCAGGGCGGCTCGCGGCAGGCGTGCCGGACGACCGTCTGCTGAGCCCCGCGTCGCCGGAGTCCGGGCTCGTGACGATGGACGTTGCGGAACCGGAGGCCACGGTCGAGCGGCTGTCGGCTGCGGGGGTGGTCGTCCGTCCGCTCCCATTCCCCGACGTCGTTCGGGCGTCCGTGCACGCGGTGAACACCGAGGAAGAGGTAGACCGCCTGCTCGAGGCGCTCGAACCCGAGTGGGAGTGA
- a CDS encoding M20 family metallopeptidase, producing MTASTPPEYVEAHRGELLALTEDLVAMDTANPPGNTAEIVEYVGEYLASLGVDAERFEVDPAKPNLLATVPGARPETLLFNGHFDTVPFDEEAWTYDPLGEVVDDRLYGRGTTDMKGAVAAMLFAIRAFVETDTRPPVTLTFAFVSDEEVSGDAGLPALLDADRLVADGCVIGEPTCESGQHSVTVADRGSIWLTLEATGEAAHGSRPMVGVNAIDRLYDAVTVVRSRFGSRTLEVDETMQPIVEESIDYYAPKLGADTARGLFEHPSINLGTLHGGEAINSVPQSATAELDVRVVAGVQTPEVVAGIRECVAGCEGVTIADVSWSVGTVEPVDSPLVEAVSTTAEDVVGERVYRRSATGGGDAKKLRNAGIPTVEFALGSDTVHAVDEYVDVDAIVDNAVVYARLPTAWLAEFR from the coding sequence GTGACCGCCAGCACGCCACCCGAGTACGTCGAGGCCCACCGCGGGGAACTGCTCGCCCTCACCGAGGACCTCGTGGCGATGGATACGGCGAACCCGCCCGGGAACACGGCGGAGATCGTCGAGTACGTCGGCGAGTACCTGGCGTCGCTCGGCGTCGACGCCGAGCGCTTCGAGGTCGACCCGGCGAAGCCGAACCTCCTCGCGACCGTGCCCGGAGCGCGCCCGGAGACGCTCCTGTTCAACGGCCACTTCGACACGGTCCCGTTCGACGAGGAGGCGTGGACGTACGACCCGCTCGGGGAGGTGGTGGACGACCGGCTCTACGGCCGGGGGACGACGGATATGAAGGGCGCGGTCGCCGCGATGCTGTTCGCGATCCGCGCGTTCGTCGAGACCGACACGAGGCCGCCAGTGACCCTGACGTTCGCGTTCGTGAGCGACGAGGAGGTGAGCGGGGACGCCGGCCTCCCCGCCCTCCTCGACGCGGACCGCCTCGTTGCCGACGGCTGCGTCATCGGGGAGCCGACCTGCGAATCCGGCCAGCACTCGGTGACCGTCGCGGACCGGGGGAGCATCTGGCTCACTCTGGAAGCCACGGGCGAGGCCGCCCACGGGTCCCGGCCGATGGTGGGCGTGAACGCCATCGACCGCCTCTACGACGCAGTGACGGTCGTACGGTCCCGCTTCGGCTCACGGACGCTAGAGGTCGACGAGACAATGCAGCCCATCGTCGAGGAGTCGATCGATTACTACGCGCCGAAGCTGGGCGCGGACACGGCCCGCGGGCTCTTCGAGCACCCGTCGATCAACCTCGGCACGCTGCACGGCGGCGAGGCCATCAACAGCGTCCCGCAGTCGGCCACCGCGGAACTCGACGTCAGAGTGGTCGCGGGCGTCCAGACCCCGGAGGTAGTGGCGGGGATCCGCGAGTGTGTCGCCGGCTGCGAGGGCGTCACGATAGCCGACGTCTCCTGGAGCGTCGGCACCGTCGAACCGGTCGACAGCCCGCTCGTGGAGGCAGTCTCCACCACCGCCGAGGACGTCGTCGGAGAGCGCGTCTACCGCCGGAGCGCGACGGGCGGTGGCGACGCTAAGAAGCTCCGGAACGCGGGCATCCCGACCGTCGAGTTCGCGCTGGGCTCCGACACCGTCCACGCCGTCGACGAGTACGTGGACGTCGACGCAATCGTGGACAACGCCGTCGTCTACGCGCGCCTCCCGACGGCGTGGCTCGCCGAGTTCCGGTAG
- a CDS encoding DUF302 domain-containing protein: MALPFDPAAVDPGDIGEEQTTLEMDHEEAVEHVREVFEDAGFGVLAEFSPSEVLNEKVDADRDPYYVLGACNPQMADRALDVSENRIGALFPCNVVVWQEEPGVQRVYHVSIMRIARLLGMAPDDDEMADIVAETGTLVDEAFENL, from the coding sequence ATGGCACTACCCTTCGATCCGGCGGCAGTAGACCCCGGCGACATCGGCGAGGAACAGACCACCCTCGAGATGGACCACGAGGAAGCCGTCGAACACGTCCGTGAGGTGTTCGAGGACGCGGGCTTCGGTGTCCTCGCAGAGTTCTCCCCATCAGAGGTACTCAACGAGAAGGTCGACGCGGACCGGGACCCCTACTACGTGCTGGGTGCGTGCAACCCCCAGATGGCGGACCGTGCGCTAGACGTCTCCGAGAATCGCATCGGCGCGCTGTTCCCGTGTAACGTCGTCGTCTGGCAGGAGGAACCCGGCGTCCAGCGCGTCTACCACGTCTCCATCATGCGCATCGCGCGACTGCTCGGGATGGCACCCGACGACGACGAGATGGCCGACATCGTCGCCGAAACCGGAACACTAGTCGACGAGGCGTTCGAGAACCTCTAG